The following are encoded together in the Macrobrachium nipponense isolate FS-2020 chromosome 14, ASM1510439v2, whole genome shotgun sequence genome:
- the LOC135226505 gene encoding muscle-specific protein 20-like produces MPGRNKELESEVMAWVEAVLGEKLPPGNFEDVFRDGIVLCNLINKIQPGSVKKIQTSGGSFKLMENIQRFQEAVKKYGLPHEEIFQTADLYERRNIPQVVICLYSLGRFTQKHPEYTGPTLGPKMSDENKREWDEDQQRLLRDGQIGLQMGQNKGATQSGMGSMNQSRHM; encoded by the exons GGACGCAACAAGGAACTCGAGAGCGAGGTCATGGCGTGGGTCGAGGCCGTCCTCGGGGAGAAGCTGCCCCCGGGCAACTTCGAGGACGTCTTCAGGGACGGCATCGTCCTCTGTAATCTGATCAACAAGATCCAGCCGGGATCCGTCAAGAAGATCCAGACTTCGGGTGGGTCCTTCAAGCTCATGGAGAACATCCAGAG ATTCCAGGAAGCTGTCAAGAAGTACGGCCTTCCCCACGAGGAGATCTTCCAGACAGCTGACCTGTACGAGCGACGTAACATCCCCCAGGTGGTGATCTGTCTCTACTCCCTTGGACGCTTC ACCCAGAAGCACCCGGAGTACACGGGACCAACACTGGGACCCAAGATGTCGGACGAGAACAAGAGAGAGTGGGACGAGGACCAACAGAGGCTGCTGAGAGACGGCCAGATCGGCCTCCAGATGGGCCAGAACAAGGGGGCCACACAATCAGGAATGGGATCCATGAACCAGTCCAGGCAtatgtag